From the Planifilum fulgidum genome, one window contains:
- a CDS encoding DegT/DnrJ/EryC1/StrS family aminotransferase produces MIPLIDIRRQHQSLKGEMERAIGEVMDQGRFVLGKNCEAFEKEMAAFCGTRYGIGVNSGTDALFLTLRALGVGEGDEVITSPYTFFATVEAIVQTGARPVLADIETRHFNLDPEQVERAITPRTKAILPVHLFGHPADMRSLASIARRYGLHLVEDACQAIGADIGGKPVGSWGDAGCFSFYPTKNLGGMGDGGMITTSDPRLDERIRLLRTHGAYRKYHHSLFGFNSRLDEIQAAILRIKLKHLPKWIQRRRTLARRYQEAFQGLPLQLPSEEPPVTPVYHLFVVRTPRSASLKKWLARHGIECEIYYPLPLHRQKAWKDRFPVPSLPRAEAVAGTTLALPVYPELSDEEQELIIEKVIRFFKEGKAL; encoded by the coding sequence ATGATTCCGTTAATCGATATCCGGCGTCAGCATCAGTCCCTGAAGGGTGAGATGGAAAGAGCGATCGGAGAGGTGATGGATCAGGGACGATTCGTTTTGGGAAAAAACTGTGAAGCCTTTGAAAAGGAGATGGCCGCCTTTTGCGGAACCCGATACGGAATCGGGGTGAACAGCGGAACGGATGCCCTCTTTTTGACCCTGCGGGCATTGGGGGTGGGGGAAGGGGACGAGGTGATCACCAGCCCTTACACCTTTTTCGCCACCGTCGAAGCGATCGTCCAGACAGGCGCCCGGCCGGTCCTGGCGGATATTGAAACCCGCCACTTCAACCTGGATCCCGAGCAGGTGGAGCGGGCGATCACGCCCCGCACAAAAGCGATCCTTCCGGTGCACCTGTTTGGCCATCCGGCGGATATGAGATCGCTGGCCTCCATCGCCCGGCGTTATGGATTGCACCTCGTGGAGGACGCCTGCCAAGCGATTGGCGCCGACATCGGAGGCAAACCCGTGGGGTCCTGGGGCGATGCCGGTTGCTTTTCCTTTTATCCCACCAAAAACCTGGGCGGGATGGGGGACGGCGGCATGATCACGACATCCGACCCGCGGCTGGATGAGCGGATCCGCCTGTTGCGCACCCACGGGGCTTACCGGAAGTATCACCACTCCCTCTTCGGGTTCAACAGCCGGCTGGATGAGATTCAGGCGGCGATTCTGCGCATCAAGCTGAAACATCTGCCGAAGTGGATTCAGCGACGGCGAACATTGGCCCGGCGTTATCAGGAAGCTTTTCAAGGGCTGCCCCTTCAGCTTCCTTCGGAAGAGCCCCCAGTCACCCCGGTCTACCACCTGTTCGTTGTTCGCACCCCCCGCAGCGCTTCTTTGAAAAAATGGCTTGCGCGCCATGGCATCGAATGCGAAATCTACTACCCCCTTCCGCTGCACCGCCAGAAGGCCTGGAAAGACCGCTTTCCCGTCCCTTCGCTGCCCCGGGCGGAGGCGGTCGCGGGGACAACGCTGGCATTGCCGGTTTATCCGGAACTTTCCGATGAGGAGCAGGAGCTCATCATCGAGAAAGTGATCCGCTTTTTCAAGGAGGGGAAGGCCCTTTGA
- a CDS encoding Gfo/Idh/MocA family protein, protein MERLDAKKIPIGLVGAGFMGENHLRNLITLSGVEIVGIFDSDASKADALAKKYRVPRAQSLHDLLKQAEAVVICVPTTAHYDVASEAVRNGCHVFLEKPFTHTVDEARSLCRLADKHKVRIQVGHVERFNPVIQTLLKSVRYENLLMGEFYRYVPLRKHIDADVLLTLMVHDLDLILRLADRMKTSPVRFAASGRTVHPKEMNRGLIDNAMVQILFDSSFLVNVHAVRTGALHRREIILTETDRTWVADLLNHRLHLFTRLGRHTKQVDHRTVKIPATSPLLEEIKHFVSSVKTGRPPLVTHRDGLNVMELVEKIRSNMKTGSDAM, encoded by the coding sequence ATGGAGCGCTTGGACGCAAAAAAAATTCCAATCGGGTTGGTGGGAGCGGGTTTTATGGGAGAAAATCACCTCCGAAATCTGATCACCTTATCCGGAGTGGAAATCGTCGGGATTTTTGATTCCGACGCTTCAAAGGCGGATGCCCTGGCGAAAAAATATCGGGTGCCGCGGGCGCAAAGCCTGCATGATTTGCTGAAGCAGGCCGAAGCCGTCGTCATCTGCGTGCCGACCACCGCCCATTATGACGTGGCGTCGGAAGCCGTCCGAAACGGATGCCATGTGTTTCTGGAAAAACCCTTCACCCATACCGTTGACGAGGCCCGATCCCTGTGCCGGCTCGCCGACAAGCACAAAGTTCGCATCCAAGTGGGGCATGTGGAGCGGTTCAATCCGGTGATCCAAACCCTTCTGAAATCGGTTCGATACGAAAACCTGCTCATGGGAGAATTTTACCGGTATGTTCCCTTGAGAAAACACATCGATGCAGACGTGTTGCTCACCCTGATGGTGCACGACCTGGATCTGATCCTCCGCTTGGCCGATCGGATGAAAACTTCTCCCGTCCGCTTCGCCGCATCCGGTCGGACCGTCCACCCCAAGGAGATGAACCGGGGTCTCATCGACAATGCGATGGTTCAAATCCTCTTCGACTCTTCCTTTCTCGTGAATGTCCATGCGGTCCGCACGGGGGCCTTGCACAGGCGGGAGATCATTCTGACGGAGACCGATCGGACTTGGGTTGCCGACCTGTTGAATCATCGGCTGCATCTTTTCACCCGACTCGGCCGGCACACCAAACAAGTCGATCACCGGACCGTGAAAATACCGGCAACGTCTCCCCTGCTGGAGGAGATCAAGCACTTTGTCTCCTCCGTGAAAACCGGCCGGCCGCCCCTTGTGACCCATCGTGACGGGCTGAACGTCATGGAGCTTGTCGAAAAGATCCGATCCAACATGAAAACGGGGAGTGATGCGATGTGA
- a CDS encoding NAD-dependent epimerase/dehydratase family protein, whose product MILVTGADGYIGWPLMLRLSRAFPEERIIGVDHFGRRRWVEEIGSVSAIPIAPMERRMKTAKEFGMCNLSFIEADLTNYQKVCQILKTFRPRVILHVAAQPAAPFSHLHAPLADLTQENNNRMCRNLLWGIKECGLEHSTHLIETTTTGVYGSPNFTIPEGFIHVETDSGSDTIPYPGMATSWYHMSKANDVNSLYLASRLWGLTITDLRTAIVFGTGTRETRLHPDLATRFDFDFYFGVVPNRFCAQMLAGHPITIYGKGEQKKPMIALEDAVQSLAKAAAYSPPKQKFQVFNQMTILASPKQLAEQVQRAGRKQGLQAEVVHIPNPRKENETHQMKMENGGFRKHFLPEEPVSLQEGIDRMVRDLLPYRPVFKQYEDRFL is encoded by the coding sequence GTGATTTTGGTCACCGGAGCCGACGGCTATATCGGCTGGCCGCTGATGTTGAGGCTCAGCCGGGCCTTTCCCGAGGAGCGAATCATCGGAGTGGACCATTTCGGCCGGCGCCGCTGGGTTGAGGAAATCGGAAGCGTCAGCGCCATTCCGATCGCGCCGATGGAAAGGCGGATGAAGACGGCAAAAGAGTTCGGCATGTGCAACCTTTCCTTCATCGAAGCGGACCTGACAAACTATCAAAAGGTATGCCAGATATTGAAAACCTTCCGACCCCGCGTCATTCTGCACGTGGCCGCCCAACCGGCCGCCCCCTTCTCCCACCTTCACGCTCCCCTGGCCGATCTGACGCAGGAGAACAATAACCGGATGTGCCGAAACCTGCTCTGGGGGATCAAAGAATGCGGGTTGGAACATTCCACCCACCTGATTGAAACCACCACGACGGGAGTCTACGGATCGCCCAATTTCACCATTCCCGAAGGATTCATCCATGTGGAGACCGATTCCGGCTCCGATACGATTCCCTATCCCGGGATGGCCACATCGTGGTACCACATGAGCAAAGCCAATGACGTCAACAGCCTGTACCTCGCATCCAGACTGTGGGGGCTGACCATTACCGACTTGAGGACAGCCATCGTGTTCGGAACCGGAACCAGAGAAACGCGCCTGCACCCCGATCTGGCAACCCGGTTCGACTTCGATTTTTACTTCGGGGTGGTTCCCAACCGCTTCTGCGCGCAGATGCTGGCCGGCCACCCGATCACCATCTATGGAAAAGGGGAACAGAAAAAGCCGATGATCGCCCTGGAGGATGCCGTCCAATCCCTGGCGAAAGCGGCCGCCTATTCCCCTCCGAAGCAGAAATTTCAGGTGTTTAACCAGATGACCATCCTGGCCAGCCCCAAACAGCTGGCGGAACAGGTCCAACGCGCCGGACGGAAGCAGGGATTGCAGGCGGAGGTTGTCCATATTCCCAATCCCCGAAAAGAGAATGAGACCCATCAGATGAAAATGGAAAACGGGGGATTCCGCAAGCACTTTCTTCCGGAAGAACCCGTTTCGCTACAGGAAGGCATCGACCGGATGGTGAGGGACCTGCTTCCCTACCGCCCGGTGTTCAAACAATATGAGGACCGCTTCCTGTAA
- a CDS encoding CgeB family protein, whose product MKWYYLENYVNYVETVPSGFKENNIPLFVPKPDLTPQELVHQLNQYRPDVILTNGWTPFHREPYFQVVRRYCEETDSLHVFWSTEDPLHTDYWSLYVLETGRPDVVFTHSYDCTKIYQERGLPSYYLPFACNPRIHRTLPPVPQYQSDVALVANFSNATMESWRLQSLRILLEPLLRENISLKIWGKGWEQGKNLLPFSVPNHVIGGPIPYRRVPYVYASAKIILGIQNHQEVLTRRTWECIGTGGLLITNHIPAVLRHFKPNHHLLTSRHPEETRALVRNLLKNRPLRDRIAANGQKHVHQNHRYGHRVREMVEKVSELLQFKREQRRSYRFPSPSPVQEIRSRQAFTCTSPGGQPMDRPTLVIKRNKGLLRDYRSCLLFPLESCLNEGFDVQLARVKLFLSVNPDRNTAIKCQYFSSKEQPTSLPRDLVLEGESSAIPVTAINKEKPYQAPVTIPVTPLVRRLIREGKKTLMIYLSIPPEKEGTVQFLGPQIPRTHPLAKLVYYERFTPRLEIRYRRRPGTDLNPPWEPFAR is encoded by the coding sequence ATGAAATGGTACTACCTTGAAAACTACGTCAACTATGTTGAAACCGTTCCTTCCGGATTCAAAGAGAACAACATCCCCCTCTTTGTGCCCAAACCGGACCTGACGCCCCAGGAGCTGGTCCATCAGCTGAACCAATACCGTCCGGATGTCATTCTGACCAACGGGTGGACCCCCTTTCATCGGGAACCCTACTTCCAGGTCGTCAGACGTTATTGCGAAGAAACCGACAGCCTTCACGTGTTTTGGTCCACGGAAGATCCTCTTCACACCGATTATTGGTCATTGTATGTATTGGAAACCGGGCGGCCCGATGTCGTTTTCACCCATTCCTACGACTGCACGAAAATATACCAGGAAAGGGGACTCCCTTCCTATTACCTCCCCTTTGCCTGCAATCCCCGGATTCACCGCACCCTGCCCCCGGTGCCGCAGTATCAGTCGGATGTGGCTCTGGTCGCCAATTTCTCCAACGCGACCATGGAAAGCTGGCGTCTGCAGAGCCTCCGCATTTTGCTGGAACCCTTGCTGCGGGAAAACATCTCGTTGAAGATCTGGGGGAAGGGTTGGGAGCAGGGGAAAAACCTTCTCCCGTTTTCGGTGCCGAATCATGTCATCGGCGGCCCCATTCCCTACAGGCGCGTTCCCTACGTGTACGCTTCCGCCAAGATTATTCTCGGGATTCAGAACCACCAGGAAGTTTTAACCCGCCGAACATGGGAGTGCATCGGGACGGGCGGTTTGTTGATCACCAACCACATCCCCGCCGTGCTTCGCCATTTCAAGCCCAATCATCACCTGCTGACCAGTCGCCATCCGGAAGAGACCCGCGCCCTGGTCCGCAACCTGCTGAAAAACCGGCCGCTGCGCGACCGCATTGCGGCCAACGGTCAAAAGCATGTTCATCAAAACCACCGCTACGGCCACCGCGTGCGGGAAATGGTGGAAAAGGTCTCCGAGTTGCTGCAATTCAAGCGGGAACAGCGGAGAAGCTACCGGTTTCCTTCCCCCTCTCCCGTTCAGGAGATTCGAAGCCGGCAGGCATTTACCTGCACCTCCCCCGGCGGGCAGCCGATGGATCGGCCGACATTGGTGATCAAAAGAAATAAAGGACTGCTGAGGGATTATCGAAGCTGTTTGCTGTTCCCCCTCGAATCCTGTCTGAACGAAGGATTCGATGTCCAACTGGCCCGGGTGAAATTGTTTCTCTCCGTCAATCCCGACCGGAACACCGCGATCAAATGCCAATATTTCAGTTCCAAGGAACAGCCCACCAGCCTCCCCCGCGATCTCGTCCTGGAAGGAGAAAGCAGCGCGATACCCGTCACCGCGATAAACAAGGAAAAACCTTATCAAGCGCCGGTGACGATCCCGGTCACTCCCCTGGTTAGGCGTTTGATCCGGGAAGGGAAAAAAACCTTGATGATTTACCTGTCCATCCCGCCTGAGAAGGAGGGAACCGTCCAATTTCTGGGACCGCAGATCCCGAGAACCCATCCTCTGGCCAAACTTGTATATTACGAACGCTTCACGCCCCGTTTGGAAATCAGGTATCGGAGGCGTCCCGGGACGGACCTAAATCCCCCCTGGGAGCCGTTTGCCCGTTAG
- a CDS encoding RDD family protein yields the protein MENRVAVITPEYVEIRFETAGLGSRAAAKLIDLALISLVNFLLLTLSLPFTVLVISGHLPASVFFAVFLVVSAALPLAYFVLTEYFTGQTVGKRIMGLRLVTDTGQSPGFWAIFLRNVLILADLFLLIGLIFMWLHRKEKRIGDLAAGTLVIRERKSKRKKGKSSLAELPLSEDEKNRLRPFGRLGDDQYLLIEEFLKRRSQMDPDRRKALAQNLLRRIQADGETEPDDAELLLEKIYAYLKQTRYSSIQ from the coding sequence ATGGAGAATCGCGTCGCCGTGATCACTCCCGAATACGTGGAGATCCGGTTTGAGACGGCCGGCCTCGGAAGCCGGGCCGCCGCCAAATTGATCGATTTGGCCCTGATATCGCTGGTGAACTTTTTGCTGCTCACCCTCTCCCTTCCCTTTACTGTGCTGGTGATATCCGGGCATCTTCCCGCATCCGTCTTCTTTGCCGTCTTTTTGGTGGTCTCCGCCGCACTTCCCCTGGCCTACTTCGTGCTCACGGAATATTTCACGGGCCAGACGGTCGGAAAGCGAATAATGGGACTGCGCCTGGTGACGGATACCGGCCAGAGTCCCGGCTTTTGGGCGATTTTTTTGCGCAATGTCCTGATTCTCGCGGATCTCTTTCTGCTGATCGGTTTGATTTTCATGTGGCTACACCGCAAGGAAAAGCGAATCGGCGATCTGGCGGCGGGGACGCTGGTGATCCGCGAGAGAAAAAGCAAGCGAAAAAAAGGGAAAAGTTCCCTTGCGGAACTTCCCCTGTCGGAGGATGAAAAAAACAGGCTGCGACCGTTTGGACGGCTGGGAGACGATCAGTATTTGCTCATCGAGGAGTTTTTGAAACGGCGAAGCCAGATGGATCCCGACCGAAGAAAAGCGCTGGCCCAAAATCTTTTGCGGCGGATCCAAGCGGACGGGGAAACAGAACCTGACGATGCCGAACTCCTCCTCGAAAAGATCTATGCCTATCTGAAGCAGACCCGGTATTCCTCCATCCAATGA
- a CDS encoding stage II sporulation protein M, with translation MPLPQSRQRLGAFVQKNQSRWARLEELIRHFHRRSLSKRELDELGFLYRQVAGHLAYAQTYFPGHDITRRLNELTLKAHNLIYGTVKKRRFPKLFAFFFRDFPLLFYERIPFFLVALSLFSLGALLAFFLTLGDPRLASLFFPPGMAESIDPQAGPAGEWNHSVVSGQIMVNNIQVAFLCFAFGALLGVGTVWILLYNGALIGALAALFHRAGESYTFWAYIWPHGVTELTAVFIAGGAGLSLAYSFFVPGELTRGESFKREGKVTIQLMMGVIPLFVFAALIEGFLTPAPWPHWTKYLLALFTLMLLFLYFGNAWLRKGKSPGRSF, from the coding sequence ATGCCGCTCCCGCAATCCCGGCAAAGGCTCGGGGCGTTTGTCCAGAAAAACCAATCCCGGTGGGCGCGCCTGGAAGAACTCATCCGTCATTTTCACAGGAGATCTCTTTCCAAACGGGAACTGGACGAGCTCGGCTTTCTTTATCGCCAGGTGGCCGGCCATCTCGCGTATGCCCAAACCTACTTTCCCGGCCATGACATCACCCGCCGTTTGAACGAACTGACGCTGAAAGCCCACAATCTCATCTACGGCACCGTGAAGAAGCGGCGGTTTCCCAAACTGTTCGCTTTTTTCTTCCGCGACTTTCCCCTGCTGTTTTACGAGCGGATTCCGTTTTTTCTCGTCGCCCTGTCGCTGTTTTCGCTCGGGGCCCTTCTCGCCTTTTTTCTGACCCTGGGCGATCCCCGGCTCGCGTCCCTGTTTTTTCCCCCGGGGATGGCGGAAAGCATCGATCCCCAGGCGGGCCCGGCGGGGGAATGGAATCATTCCGTCGTTTCCGGTCAGATCATGGTGAACAACATTCAAGTGGCCTTTCTCTGTTTCGCCTTCGGCGCGCTGCTCGGCGTCGGAACCGTCTGGATCCTCCTGTATAACGGAGCGCTCATCGGCGCCCTCGCCGCCCTCTTCCACCGGGCCGGGGAATCCTACACCTTCTGGGCCTACATCTGGCCGCACGGGGTGACCGAATTGACGGCGGTATTCATCGCCGGGGGAGCAGGTCTTTCCCTCGCCTACTCCTTTTTCGTTCCCGGGGAGCTGACCCGGGGCGAATCCTTCAAGCGCGAGGGGAAAGTGACCATCCAGCTGATGATGGGCGTCATTCCCCTGTTTGTGTTTGCCGCCCTCATCGAGGGATTTTTGACGCCGGCGCCCTGGCCCCACTGGACCAAGTACCTGCTGGCGCTTTTCACCCTGATGCTTCTCTTTCTTTATTTCGGGAACGCGTGGCTCCGAAAGGGAAAAAGCCCCGGCCGCTCCTTCTGA
- a CDS encoding DUF58 domain-containing protein has protein sequence MTSSRKSSVRSRFRDNAWLPGPLMIALLTAGIGIILLGAWMNRGMLFFSLYNGCILLLALIDAAFLRGVSRLTVRRKSGSVWELGMDHPVRVEVFNPLPFALQLEIRDDYPEGFRIDRRTMKVSVPPGETAEAVYSARPHRRGRHRFDRIHLRAMGPLRLVIRQRGFNAQEEAVVYPPLTEVRRIRGGVYRKALVLSGSHPRRSWERGSDFSHTREYVPDDEPRMINWTSSARRGRLVTNVYQPEQGQLIAILLDSGRVMGIREKGQTRLDRSLEAALALSAISLERGDQVSLLAFSNRIKRWVPPGKGADHLERLIRASFDLEPDLSESDYRTALETLAFRQKRRSLVVLFTDADNLIFSDELMQYLAVLKRRHLILTVTIQDPFLKGQAESWPVREEEVFRKAVAKELEREREERLSRLRRQGILVLDSPSDRLAPAVIHSYLEVKNRSAL, from the coding sequence ATGACGTCATCGAGGAAATCGTCCGTTCGATCCAGGTTCCGCGATAACGCCTGGTTGCCGGGGCCGCTGATGATCGCCCTTTTGACCGCGGGGATCGGCATCATTCTGCTGGGAGCCTGGATGAATCGCGGGATGCTGTTTTTCAGCCTTTATAACGGATGCATTCTGTTGCTCGCGCTGATCGACGCGGCCTTTCTCCGGGGCGTGTCCCGTCTGACGGTCAGAAGAAAGAGCGGTTCCGTCTGGGAACTGGGGATGGATCATCCCGTCCGGGTGGAGGTGTTCAACCCGCTTCCCTTTGCGCTTCAGCTGGAGATCCGGGACGATTACCCGGAGGGATTCCGGATCGACCGGCGGACGATGAAGGTTTCCGTCCCGCCGGGGGAAACCGCGGAGGCGGTCTATTCCGCCCGCCCTCACCGGCGGGGAAGGCATCGGTTTGACCGCATTCACCTTCGGGCCATGGGTCCGCTCCGGCTGGTCATCCGGCAAAGGGGTTTCAATGCGCAAGAAGAGGCAGTGGTGTATCCACCCTTGACCGAGGTGCGGCGGATCCGCGGAGGAGTGTACCGGAAGGCGCTTGTGCTGAGCGGCTCCCATCCCCGCCGCTCCTGGGAGCGGGGCTCCGATTTCTCCCACACCCGGGAGTATGTACCCGACGACGAACCGAGGATGATCAACTGGACGTCTTCGGCCCGCCGGGGACGTCTGGTGACCAATGTGTATCAGCCCGAACAGGGGCAGCTGATCGCCATTCTGCTGGATTCAGGCCGCGTGATGGGAATCCGCGAAAAGGGGCAAACCCGCCTTGACCGTTCACTGGAAGCGGCTTTGGCGCTTTCGGCGATTTCCCTGGAACGGGGGGATCAAGTCAGCCTTCTCGCTTTTTCCAACCGCATCAAGCGGTGGGTTCCGCCGGGGAAGGGGGCGGATCATCTTGAGCGGCTGATCCGCGCTTCATTCGACTTGGAACCCGACTTGTCGGAATCCGATTACCGAACAGCCCTGGAAACCCTTGCGTTTCGCCAAAAACGGCGGTCTCTGGTGGTTTTGTTCACCGATGCGGACAACCTCATCTTTTCGGATGAATTGATGCAATATCTGGCCGTTTTGAAGCGGAGGCATCTCATCCTCACCGTTACCATCCAGGATCCTTTCCTGAAAGGGCAGGCGGAGAGCTGGCCCGTCCGGGAGGAAGAGGTTTTCCGAAAGGCGGTGGCAAAGGAACTGGAGCGGGAGAGGGAAGAGCGGCTCAGCCGGCTTCGCAGGCAGGGGATTTTGGTGTTGGATTCTCCCTCCGACCGATTGGCGCCGGCGGTGATCCATTCCTATCTGGAAGTGAAAAACCGGTCCGCCCTGTGA
- a CDS encoding AAA family ATPase — protein MEIQTTGVNRIAETTERVLGQLKFAVLGSSLNLRLLWANLLTGGHVLLEGVPGLGKTLMVRSLAKTVDAAFARIQFTPDLMPADVTGTKVYDPQSGRFSFKRGPVFTHLLLADEINRTPPKTQAALLEAMEEGQVSIDGESIPLPSPFFVVATQNPLEYEGTYPLPEAQLDRFSVKLIVDYPGEEEEVALLREHRLSAGREARLEKVVGAEELLALREEVDRIIVEESVLRYIASIIRNTRQDPRIALGGSPRAGLSLLTLSRALAAMDGRHFVTPDDVKTVVKPVLRHRILLTPEAELEGMKTDDVIEEIVRSIQVPR, from the coding sequence ATGGAAATTCAGACAACAGGGGTAAACCGGATTGCCGAGACCACTGAAAGGGTATTGGGGCAACTCAAATTCGCGGTGCTCGGTTCCAGCCTCAATCTGCGGCTGTTGTGGGCCAATCTGTTGACCGGAGGGCACGTCCTTCTGGAAGGGGTGCCCGGCCTGGGGAAAACGCTCATGGTTCGCTCGCTGGCCAAAACGGTGGATGCGGCCTTTGCCCGCATTCAATTCACACCGGATCTGATGCCGGCGGATGTCACCGGCACCAAGGTGTACGACCCGCAGTCGGGACGTTTTTCCTTCAAAAGGGGACCGGTGTTCACCCATTTGCTTTTGGCGGACGAGATCAACCGGACCCCGCCCAAGACGCAGGCGGCCCTTCTCGAGGCCATGGAGGAAGGGCAGGTATCCATCGACGGAGAATCGATACCGCTGCCGTCTCCCTTTTTCGTCGTCGCCACCCAAAACCCCCTCGAATATGAAGGGACTTATCCCCTGCCGGAGGCGCAGCTGGACCGCTTCTCCGTCAAATTGATCGTCGACTATCCCGGAGAAGAGGAGGAAGTGGCGCTTTTGCGCGAGCACCGGCTTTCGGCCGGCCGGGAAGCCAGGCTGGAGAAAGTGGTGGGAGCCGAGGAACTGTTGGCGCTGCGGGAGGAAGTGGATCGGATCATCGTGGAGGAATCGGTGCTCCGATACATCGCCTCCATCATCCGCAACACCCGCCAAGACCCCCGCATCGCCCTGGGAGGCAGTCCCCGGGCCGGCCTGAGCCTGCTCACCTTGAGCCGGGCCCTGGCCGCCATGGACGGACGCCATTTTGTGACGCCCGACGATGTGAAAACGGTGGTAAAACCGGTGCTCCGCCACCGGATTCTTCTCACGCCGGAGGCGGAATTGGAAGGGATGAAAACCGATGACGTCATCGAGGAAATCGTCCGTTCGATCCAGGTTCCGCGATAA
- a CDS encoding DUF4350 domain-containing protein has protein sequence MRRRDKKGVGVFLLVLLLGVLAVLLPVLIPEEGTRPFSSDNPGKSGVKAIRDLLAERGMRVQKWEKEWNHLPPAQGHVLFIIEPELRGVGKKEMSSLRKWAERGNTAVIWSSSGFLLFEELGFSSIPVEGDGPQIVPVAGSTEVWLRNINRLVLPQNSRVRPGEGIEAVLTDQRGEMLVARRELGQGQIFYIPDPEMITNRFINREDNLALPLYFASFAEKTLWFDESGLRLAGEEAFGEGPAQKLKDWFADQGIFAAAEAGAALLLWLYVRGKRFAAPRWETVERQRSQDEFVQALASLYQASRLRRESLEILERSFLREVSRMVGFPSGASRDRLEERISSLAGRETGRRFRLLTEEMERKKTKITEKELIRLAQEMEGCRREIGKWKFRQQG, from the coding sequence ATGCGACGACGGGATAAAAAAGGGGTCGGCGTGTTCCTCCTGGTTCTCCTGTTGGGGGTTTTGGCGGTGCTTCTCCCTGTCCTGATCCCGGAGGAGGGGACGCGCCCCTTCTCCTCCGACAACCCGGGCAAATCCGGCGTAAAGGCGATCCGCGATTTGCTTGCGGAGCGGGGAATGCGCGTCCAAAAATGGGAAAAGGAATGGAATCACCTCCCGCCCGCGCAGGGGCACGTGCTTTTCATCATCGAGCCCGAACTGCGGGGTGTCGGCAAAAAAGAGATGTCCAGCCTCCGGAAATGGGCGGAGAGGGGAAACACCGCGGTGATATGGTCTAGTTCCGGATTTCTCCTCTTCGAAGAGCTGGGTTTTTCATCGATCCCCGTGGAAGGCGACGGTCCCCAAATCGTTCCCGTGGCCGGCAGCACCGAAGTGTGGCTGCGAAACATCAACAGGCTGGTGCTGCCTCAAAACAGCCGGGTCCGCCCCGGTGAAGGGATCGAAGCCGTGTTGACGGACCAGCGGGGGGAAATGCTGGTGGCCCGGAGGGAGTTGGGACAGGGTCAGATTTTTTACATCCCCGATCCGGAAATGATCACCAATCGATTCATCAACCGGGAGGACAACCTGGCCCTTCCTCTGTATTTCGCTTCCTTTGCGGAAAAGACCCTCTGGTTTGACGAAAGCGGTCTCCGCCTCGCCGGAGAAGAAGCCTTCGGGGAGGGCCCCGCCCAAAAACTGAAGGACTGGTTTGCGGATCAGGGAATTTTTGCGGCGGCGGAGGCGGGTGCCGCTCTCCTCCTGTGGCTGTATGTGCGGGGGAAACGTTTTGCCGCTCCCCGCTGGGAAACGGTGGAGCGGCAAAGGAGTCAGGATGAGTTCGTGCAGGCCCTGGCTTCCCTGTACCAAGCTTCCCGCCTGCGCCGGGAGTCCCTTGAGATATTGGAGCGTTCCTTCCTTCGGGAGGTTTCCAGGATGGTCGGTTTTCCCTCCGGGGCATCCCGGGACCGGCTGGAAGAGCGCATCTCATCGCTTGCGGGCAGGGAAACCGGGCGAAGATTCCGGCTTCTGACGGAGGAAATGGAGCGAAAAAAGACAAAGATCACGGAAAAAGAACTGATCCGTCTCGCTCAGGAAATGGAAGGATGCAGAAGGGAGATTGGGAAATGGAAATTCAGACAACAGGGGTAA
- a CDS encoding DUF4129 domain-containing protein — MDAEYQQAREQLAEILSRREYTGSNWLERGIRFIDESLEGLGEIFSPALPEWEIPWRLSGWEVPLWLLPVILFLFFALCLLWIRRRLSPDRRLENRKIGNIEEKSLKGKWELEALGEEAARRGDFRLAIRFLFQAVLASLREQGVLSEVSHRTHREQIAEFRLRMPGRSPLFESLVFRFEEAWYGQVPVGHGEYRRFREEADKLLKGDPTHATTG; from the coding sequence ATGGACGCGGAATATCAGCAGGCACGCGAGCAGTTGGCGGAAATACTCAGCCGGCGGGAATATACCGGTTCCAATTGGTTGGAACGAGGAATCCGGTTCATCGACGAATCTCTGGAAGGGTTGGGCGAGATTTTCTCCCCGGCCTTGCCCGAATGGGAGATCCCTTGGCGGTTGTCCGGTTGGGAAGTCCCTTTGTGGCTTTTGCCCGTCATCCTCTTCCTCTTCTTTGCCCTCTGCCTTTTGTGGATAAGGCGGCGCCTCAGCCCGGACAGGCGATTGGAAAACAGGAAGATCGGAAACATCGAGGAAAAATCCCTCAAAGGAAAATGGGAATTGGAGGCGCTCGGCGAAGAGGCCGCTCGCCGCGGAGATTTCCGTCTCGCCATCCGCTTTCTGTTTCAAGCGGTCTTGGCGTCGCTCAGGGAGCAGGGAGTTCTCAGCGAAGTATCCCACCGGACCCACAGGGAGCAAATCGCCGAATTCCGCTTGCGGATGCCCGGGCGGAGCCCCCTTTTCGAATCGCTGGTTTTCCGCTTTGAAGAGGCGTGGTACGGTCAGGTTCCGGTCGGGCACGGGGAATATCGTCGGTTTCGCGAAGAAGCGGACAAGCTCTTGAAAGGAGACCCAACCCATGCGACGACGGGATAA